CCCGCCTGGTGGCCCTGTTCGGACTGCTCGACTGGGCCGACGTGCTCAACGTCCTGGAGCAGCACGGCCCGACCGAACTCATCCACCGAGTCCGCGCCATCGAGACCGCCGACCCGTCCGGCATGAGGTGGCCACGCAACAAGACAAGCGACGACGCCACCGCCGTCTACGCCACCTGACCAGACGGGCCGACGGTGAGAATCTCGGTGACCTGGCGTAGCGCGGGCCGGAGGCGGGCTTCATCATCGATAGGCTCACGGCCGAGGAGGGCGAGTAGTGACCGACGTAGTCGAAGTGATCATCACCGGCCCGGATGCGGAGTGGCTTGCCGCGTTCACCCGCCGTCTGGTCGACGACCGCCTGGCCGCCTGCGGGCACAACCTTGCCCCGATCCGGTCCATCTACCGCTGGGAGGGCAGTGTGCACGACGACCCGGAGGCTCGGGTGGCACTACACACCCGGGCGAGCCTGGTCGAGCGCATCACCGCCCGCGCCAACCAGGAGCATCCGTACGAGGTGCCCTGTGTCCTCGCCCTGCCGGTGACGGGCGGTAACCCTGCCTACCTGCAATGGGTCCTGGACGAGACCAGGGCGTAGTTCCTGCGGTGCCCCGTCGACACCGGCACGCCGCAGATTCGCGGCCGACGAAACAGTAGGGGCGTCGCCGGACAGGTAGAGGGTGTGCGGAAACTGGAGCCGGATCTTACCTCTCCGACTCCACGAACGCCCGGCTCGATACCGCCCTGCGGTCCCTCGACGCCGCCGGCACGATGACCACCGAGCAGCGGCAGCAAGCGGCGGCCACGCTGGACCGGATCGTGGCGATCACGCCAGCCGCGGAATCCGACCGGCCAGCAGCACCGGTACGACGTTCCGGGCGTCGACTGCTTCTCGTCTCCGGGGCCAGCTGGACCTGGAGCCGACGTGACGCTGGCCGACGGCACCGTCGTCCACGACGCCCAGCCCAGTCGCCCGTCCTGACGACCGGGCCTGCCGAGGGTGGCACCGGCGAGTTCGTCGTACGCTGGTGATCATGCGGATTGGCATCGTGATCCTGCCGGACCAGCGCTGGTCGGTGGCCCGGCGCCGCTGGCAGCAGGCCGACGAGTGGGGCTTCGACCACGCCTGGACGTACGACCATTTGGGCTGGCGTGACCTGGTGGACGGGCCGTGGTTCGATTCCATGGCCACCCTGACCGCCGCCGCTACGGTGACCCACCGGATCCGGCTCGGCCCGCTTGTCGCGTCGCCGAACTTCCGGCATCCGGCCGCCTTCGCCCGGCAGGTGACCGCGCTCGACGACATCTCCGGCGGACGTACGCTGCTCGGCCTCGGCGCGGGCGGCATCGGGTTCGACGCGGCGGTGCTCGGCGGCGAAACGCTGCCGCCCCGGCAGCGGGTGGACCGGTTCGCCGAGTTCGCCGAGTTGCTGGACACGATTCTGCGGGAAGACGGCACGACGTGGCGGGGCGACTGGTTCGCGACGGTGAACGCGCGGAACAACCCCGGGTGCGTACAGGATCCTCGGGTGCCGTTCGTGATGGCGGCCAACGGCCCGCGCTCGATGCGGCTGGCGGTCCGGTTCGGGCAGGGGTGGGTGACCTACGGTCCCGTGGTGGACGACCTGGACGACCTGGACGACCTGGACGGCTGGTGGGCCGGGGTCGCCGAGTTGGCGCAGCGGATGGACTCGACGCTGGCCGCCGCCGGACGTGACCCGGCGAGCCTGGACCGCTACCTCTCGTTGGACGGTGCGCCCGTCTTCTCGCTCAGCAGCGCCCAGTTCTTCGCTGACCAGGTCGGTCGCGCG
This DNA window, taken from Micromonospora sp. FIMYZ51, encodes the following:
- the cutA gene encoding divalent-cation tolerance protein CutA, with the protein product MTDVVEVIITGPDAEWLAAFTRRLVDDRLAACGHNLAPIRSIYRWEGSVHDDPEARVALHTRASLVERITARANQEHPYEVPCVLALPVTGGNPAYLQWVLDETRA
- a CDS encoding LLM class flavin-dependent oxidoreductase, translating into MRIGIVILPDQRWSVARRRWQQADEWGFDHAWTYDHLGWRDLVDGPWFDSMATLTAAATVTHRIRLGPLVASPNFRHPAAFARQVTALDDISGGRTLLGLGAGGIGFDAAVLGGETLPPRQRVDRFAEFAELLDTILREDGTTWRGDWFATVNARNNPGCVQDPRVPFVMAANGPRSMRLAVRFGQGWVTYGPVVDDLDDLDDLDGWWAGVAELAQRMDSTLAAAGRDPASLDRYLSLDGAPVFSLSSAQFFADQVGRAADLGFTDVITHWPRESSWYAGDEAVLADVATRLLPGLRG